AACAACAAAAACCCAAATACAGAACAAGAAAAGATACCACAAAAAAATATCTTAAGAGTTTGTGATCGAGAAATGAGATTCATTTATGCATAACTGGTTGCGAAGGATCGGCTGCAGATGCTATGGTACTTTGAGATACAATTCATCGACAAAAAGGTTTAAATTACCGAGAGATCATATGTACATTTTTTACTCACTTTTACAACGCAAATAGTACATCGAACATAAATATTGTCTTTTTCTTTActtaaaatcattttcttcatttcataACAAAAATGACAAGTCAATACTACATGTGTAACAACGGATATAGCAATGTAGAAGGTTTTCTGAAGCCATATAAGAAAGTGCGATACCACAAGGATGCATGGGGCAATGGTTCCATTGGTCCACAAAATTACAAGGAATTCTTCAATGCAAAGAATTGCTCTGCGCGGAATGTAATAGAAAGAGCATTTGTATTATTGAAAAGGTGATGGGCCATCTTGCGAAGTCAATAATTTTTCCCATTGAAAGTTCAAAACTGAATTATCATGGCATGCATTCTAATACATAATTTCATTGGATCGGAAATGTCAGATGATCCTCTCCTAGAAGCTGAGGACGCAACTAAAGATATGTTCGGTGCTATGGGTACAATTCTAGGGATAATAATAGATGAGAGGGTTTTTATAACTGACAAGTTAGTGGAGAATCCAAAGAAATCGATATTTTTCTTCAGTTTTGCTAGAAACTCTTTGGTTAAACAAATCTTAAAAAAGAGTGAGTTTAATATCTATTTCTTTAGATCTTCTATTTCAGACCAATTATGTTTTGAGAAACATAGTTGAAAACAATGGTTTATTTTGTTTTGACAGTANTTGGTATctctttgtttatttatttttttaaatgcattTAAGTTAATGTGAAATGTTAAttgtatacatacatatatagatacatatacacatacacacacgcagatatatatatatagcataaTTTAAGTATTGAGACGTGCAAGTACAAGGTCTTgataacaatgaaaaataaaaatttttatggtAGGATTAATTTTGTCGTATATATCTCACATTTATCATATCTTATGGATCAAAATAATTAGCAATGATAAATTATAGTGTCCGGTAAAGATAAAATGTatgttttaataaatattatgtttggtCTAATGCATACATCATTTTATACAGGTTCTTTTAACACGACTACTTATTAATTACAGTTAAACCcctaattatattaatttgtgGGGTGTTGGagaaatcttttttaaaatttcataaatatccccatatattttttttagacaaaatttattacaaatttaatgaaaccttcccactttttatttaattttccatCTAAATTGAATATTCCACCTAATAgaaggataaaaaaaaataaccacCGCCTAATACAAGTTATATAACACGGctagttattaattaaaattcaattccctaaattaattaatttgtggGGGGTtggagaaatattttttttaaaatttcttaaatattccTATAGTTTTTAGGCAAATTTATTACAATACATTCCCAACTTATTCAATTTTCCCTCTAAATTGAATATTTCACCTTAAATAAAAACTAACCATGTATGTATGTCTCGGATTTttcgttaatttttttaaatgcaatgtATGTGATTCGGTTGCTAGTATAGAAGACATGCAAAGTAtttacacaaaaatttttgtgagacggtatcacactatcatgagtcaattttatgagacaaatatcttatttgagtcaaccatgaaaaaatatttttatgtcaaaaatattacttattattataaatatgagcagGTTGACTGTCTTACAGATAACCGTGTCACAAGAGActactaaaaaatatataggaAATGTATAGCATACTGATGAGATCGACATCTTAGCATGAAGACCgaataataaatgaaatttgAATTCATGCTAAATTATAGGCATCAGCATAAATGAATTGTTATACGTAACTTGCAATAATTCAatctatttcataaaaatcCAACAGAAGATGGATATGAAAAACAGAATCCTAAGAGGGAGACTTCCAAATTTCCTTTGAATAACACGAATGAGTTATCCTCACAGCTCCTTGTTTAAGTTTTTTCCGACTTGTTTTCAGCTTTGTGGCTGAATCTTCAACTTTCATGATATCAACTTTTACTATGTGATGATCTGAAGTTCCTTTGGATGAAATTACAGAGTATGATCCAGGTACAAACATGTAAGGCAAGCATTTGGATCCCAATATGTAATCGACCCGAGTACCGTACTTGCAAGTCCCTTGTACATCTGCTTCAAacggattaaaaaaaaattgtcttaTGAGATTTTTTGGTTCTATTAAAGATGAAATGTTGTGAGAGAGAGAATTTTTTAAGTACTTTGGCCTTTGGCAATCATGACTACTGGCTCACATTCCCCTGGGAAATTCTTGGCATCTGTATATTCTCTGTCCTTCAAGAAATTCGTTACCTCTACTTTTGGAGTTGGTTTACCTATTTCTTCATAGTACtgtgaaaagatttaaaatcaagaaattgtaATGTTTCACTTACAAATGATAAGAGTAAATGTTGGAATCAAGTAATTGATTTCGACCTTTACTATGTCAGTCCATCTTTGTACTGAATAATCTGATGCATCAAGAGAGTTGAGTCCTCCAACCAATACATGGGGTTGCTCGTTCGATTGTATTATTGCATTTATTTGTTTCATCCTCCAGTTTTCGTCCAAGTGATCGAGTTGTGTGCAGTAAACGTTTAGCTCCCCTGTCCACGGTACATCAATAGTTGCCTTCACCACATTCCTGCATCAAACATGTCATGCATTAGTCTGCAGATGGTATCTTTCTTATCATGTAAAATTCTAATATTGTTGATCTAGATTAGCACTATTTTATTCCATCTTCGTGTTAATGTTGTAATATTTGACACTCTGACTTGTGGTAATGGTATAACTCAGATCTCTCAAACTCGACAACCCAAACACGACTTTTTGATTGCTATGTCACACAAGCTGTCACAGAGGATGATAGTATGGCAATCATTGATTTCCCACGAATATAAAAATGCACTTCTATATCCAAGGAAAAGGTAAAAACGTGGTGCAAGACGATCAAgtttcaagaaaattaagaataattTCTTGAAAAGTCAAAGAAACCTGAAATCTTTGTCATCATAGATTCTCTGAACTTTCCACCTCTTGATAGGCCATTTTGACAGAACAGCATTGCCATACTCAGGAGCCCAGCTCTCAGCGAACACGTAATTCATCCCCAAAGCACGAGCCAAATCAGATAACGGCCTCATATCGTTTTCTTCATCAGCCTTCACATCTTGTAGAGCCAAAACATCAGCATCGACTTCTTTAAGCACATCGAAAATGGTTCTACTTCCACATAGACTTGCATCATTCAACCAATGAGTCATGCTTGCCGGGAAGCATATAGGAGACCTCATTGCAGCGAGGCTGTTGTTAAAACTAAACGAAGAATCCTCAACGATGTTGAGAACCTTATTTTGTGCTAAAGAGATCTCATTCTCTGGTAAGTTAATCGAAACCTTTGACTTTGATTTAATATGCATATTCTCTTTGGGAATGTTTCCTGATACTCCATTTGATATGGGATGAATTGGGGATTGTTTGAGTATCCCTCTTGGATGACTTCTTGCCGGAATAAATGGATTATCAATCTTCTCTTCATGAATGAAATTAACTAATTTTTCAGACTTTTGTACAGCTGGAGCAAGAGAGAACAAAGCAGCATTGAAGGAAGCAAGACGAATAGGCCTTTGAGCTTTTTGATGGAGTACAGATTCAGCTGTATCTGTTGTTTCTCTTCGCTGCCTATTCGAACTAAACTTGCCTAGCCTTCTGATCACAAGTTTAGGCCTTGGATGCCGCCATGCGGTCCACCTTATTTTCCACCATAAGCGCTTAAACCTCCTGCTGAGAGCATACAGCATGTAAGTTAACTCTTTGCTGCATGAAGATTTGGTAAATTTTCTTGATTGCATGGTATAGATGATGAAAATTGTTAGCTCTTGCTTGGTGAAAACTGATGGATTATATTAAGAATTCGATATCAAGAGGTAGGTTTTGATCATGGAAAATGGTGGAGATTGTGATAGAAAAGTGGATATACTGACAAAAGAACAATCTCAACTGCTCCAAAAAACTGAGTTAGTGTTTGACAAATTGAGGCTTTTATTATTCAACTTCTTTTTCATGACGACAATGCATGCCAACAACTCCCACCTGTGAAACACGACTTTATGTTAGTCCAGTTGGAATCAAGAATATGCAAAATGGAAAAGAAGCAAGTTTTCAATGACTAGCCAACCctataatatcaatttaataataaaaagaaattgTCCGAACATCATTCAATTAGTTCCATCATCATTTCCGCGTTCGAGTGGCACCGAGTTTTTCATGAAATGGAGTTTGTTCATGAACCGGAATCAAGAAATCTGTTGATATTTTGAAGAGTTAAAAAAGGGTTCATGGAAATGtccatatttcaaaaaaaacatTGGATACCTTTCTTtcctttcttctttctttctttatcttccttcttttttttgtttttgtcttttttaaagGTTAGACTTCTTTGGAATCTTTGTCAATATTTGATTGAAAGATATATGAGATGCATGATTTTCACCTGTTCAGTTTGTTCCTAAATCTAGGCGAACCCTTCTACTATAGACTCATCGTAATTGAGACAAACCGTAGCCCTTAAATTACTGCGGATTGCCATAAAGTTTGTATTTCACGGGATCTAAGGTTTACAACAAAGTAAGTGTACACACCTAAAACAACATTCCTGGTACATCATGGAAAGAATCAAGGGTCGATTTCGATATAGGAAGTTGTATAATAAGCTCAGCTTTTTAAAGTGAAGTAAAAGCGTTTTTGAcgtttgaataaatgttaaaaagcgattttgtttttatttgtaaatacaaaaaatagaaGCCTAGAAGCcagaaattatatataatttctacaaaaacaattaaaacaacTTTTGTAATCAAACAATAcatattttttaagaataacattttaaaaaaaaacttttaatcaATTGGCTTATGTAGCCAAATCGACTCTAAATCAAGCGATCCCACTTGAACTTTCTCAAATTATGAATTTGAGTTCAACTTGACTCAGTAGCATTTCCAGTTACTCAAACTTGAGAAGCTAGATTTTTCCAAGCATCCACTTGAGATTAGAGGGTATGGAAATGATTGTCAAATCATACTTTGATGgagaaaatagaaaaataaattgtaCTATGTATTGCAAATCAAATCGGATGGCTCGACGACTATTCGAACCTTAAGAAAAATTACGCCAGCTAACCCTCGACTTAATGTTCAAACTACTTGACATTCGAGCAAAAGCAACTGGCAAATGGTTAAGACTCCCTTCCATCTCCGTGCTTTATAGTAGTTTAGACCTTTGCCAGCTGCAGGTTTGAAATAGGAAACTACTACACGCCAGAGATTGTTACTCTATTTGGTCCCAACAATATAAAGAAGTCAAAAAGGAGATTGAAAATGTGTGTGTGAAAATGATATATGGACTTAGAATTActaaaaaatatagagagagaAAAAGAAGCGATGCAATAATGAGGCAAGGAtcagataataataa
This genomic window from Primulina huaijiensis isolate GDHJ02 chromosome 7, ASM1229523v2, whole genome shotgun sequence contains:
- the LOC140980523 gene encoding uncharacterized protein, giving the protein MQSRKFTKSSCSKELTYMLYALSRRFKRLWWKIRWTAWRHPRPKLVIRRLGKFSSNRQRRETTDTAESVLHQKAQRPIRLASFNAALFSLAPAVQKSEKLVNFIHEEKIDNPFIPARSHPRGILKQSPIHPISNGVSGNIPKENMHIKSKSKVSINLPENEISLAQNKVLNIVEDSSFSFNNSLAAMRSPICFPASMTHWLNDASLCGSRTIFDVLKEVDADVLALQDVKADEENDMRPLSDLARALGMNYVFAESWAPEYGNAVLSKWPIKRWKVQRIYDDKDFRNVVKATIDVPWTGELNVYCTQLDHLDENWRMKQINAIIQSNEQPHVLVGGLNSLDASDYSVQRWTDIVKYYEEIGKPTPKVEVTNFLKDREYTDAKNFPGECEPVVMIAKGQNVQGTCKYGTRVDYILGSKCLPYMFVPGSYSVISSKGTSDHHIVKVDIMKVEDSATKLKTSRKKLKQGAVRITHSCYSKEIWKSPS